One Novipirellula caenicola genomic window carries:
- a CDS encoding glutamine amidotransferase, with the protein MFENLIWGAPDWVVPVLIAAAILTALTVWNYASQQKMGTFRWLAAALKIAAIALIAVCLLQPMRSGTRPRPKANVLPILVDNSKSMQVKPKGANETRASVVAKQIASQNAWRSRLEQDFDVRGYSFDSRITALELSDPALENDGTVSSLSTSLQSLSERFSARPVAGVMLFSDGNLTDPPDANFDWSTLGFPVYPVLSSTDEAITDVRISDVSVSQTDFESAPVTIRVKVDANPAKQKLVIQLRDLDHGKLVQEQTLTTSTSQTDNEVTFRFRPDEPGLGFYRTCVFAEQDRQAFDVADDSKATAAIRTAEATLVNNQRMIAIDRKSGPYRILYVAGRPNWEFKFLRRSLATDAEIQLVGLLRIANKEPKFSFRDQGVRGSNSNSTNRLFDGVDSAEDELVQQYDEPVMIRLGVKESEELSDGFPQTREELFAYHAIILDDIESEYFTQDQLLLMRQFVSSRGGGMLMLGGQESFAGKAFADSPLSELAPVYAPRSGDVNVAGAYRMKLTREGMLEPWARLRENEAAESDRFAQMPPFTSVNAVGDIKPGALTLATAQDPTGDPLPAIIAQRFGKGRTAAIPIGDLWRWSMHRDPDSKRGDADDAAQAWRQMAHWLVGDVPRQVEARVEPNVDPNEPANIVVHVRDEAYLPIDNATIDLDITRIENETGDGDPDEVIQIQATPDDAAPGVYRAAFWTNETNGFRVHVSAKSADGHVVGEAETGWVAQPDAAEFRQLELNRPLLETIAKQSGGKVVDSHALDAFAAELPNLKVPVTETWVYPLWHNVWVLVAAIMCLCGEWGLRRWKGLS; encoded by the coding sequence ATGTTCGAAAATTTAATTTGGGGTGCGCCTGATTGGGTGGTTCCCGTATTAATCGCTGCGGCGATTTTGACCGCGCTGACGGTCTGGAACTATGCATCGCAGCAAAAGATGGGAACGTTCCGGTGGTTGGCGGCGGCATTAAAAATTGCCGCAATCGCCTTGATCGCAGTTTGTTTACTGCAACCGATGCGAAGCGGCACGCGACCACGGCCCAAAGCCAATGTGTTGCCGATTCTGGTCGACAACAGCAAAAGCATGCAGGTGAAACCCAAGGGGGCCAACGAAACGCGGGCCAGCGTCGTTGCCAAGCAAATCGCATCGCAAAATGCTTGGCGTAGCCGATTGGAACAAGATTTTGATGTACGAGGCTATTCGTTTGATTCTCGGATCACGGCACTCGAGTTGTCAGACCCGGCACTGGAAAACGACGGTACGGTGTCCTCGTTGTCGACCAGTTTGCAGTCGCTCAGTGAACGCTTCTCGGCTCGTCCTGTCGCAGGCGTGATGCTGTTTAGCGACGGCAATTTGACCGATCCACCGGATGCCAATTTTGATTGGTCGACATTGGGATTTCCCGTCTACCCCGTCTTGTCGTCCACGGATGAAGCGATCACCGACGTCCGGATCTCGGATGTCAGCGTCAGCCAAACCGATTTTGAATCGGCACCTGTCACGATCCGCGTCAAAGTCGATGCCAATCCTGCGAAACAGAAACTCGTCATCCAACTGCGAGATCTCGACCACGGAAAACTGGTCCAAGAACAAACGCTCACCACATCGACATCCCAAACGGACAACGAAGTCACGTTTCGCTTTCGACCGGATGAACCGGGCTTGGGGTTCTACCGCACCTGTGTGTTTGCAGAGCAAGATCGCCAAGCGTTTGATGTAGCGGACGATTCGAAAGCGACAGCCGCAATCCGAACCGCCGAAGCCACGCTGGTTAACAATCAACGCATGATCGCGATCGATCGCAAATCGGGGCCTTATCGCATCTTGTATGTTGCCGGGCGTCCGAATTGGGAGTTCAAATTTTTGCGTCGGTCACTCGCGACCGATGCCGAGATCCAATTGGTCGGTTTATTGCGGATTGCAAACAAAGAACCCAAGTTTAGTTTCCGTGATCAGGGAGTCCGCGGATCCAATTCCAATAGCACTAACCGTCTGTTCGATGGGGTCGACAGTGCCGAAGACGAATTGGTCCAACAATACGATGAACCTGTGATGATTCGATTGGGAGTCAAAGAATCCGAAGAATTGAGCGACGGATTTCCTCAAACACGCGAAGAGCTGTTCGCCTACCATGCGATCATTCTGGATGACATCGAAAGCGAATATTTTACGCAGGACCAACTGTTGCTGATGCGGCAATTTGTCAGCAGCCGAGGCGGCGGCATGTTGATGCTGGGCGGCCAAGAATCGTTTGCAGGGAAAGCATTCGCCGACAGCCCACTTAGCGAACTAGCACCGGTCTATGCACCGCGATCAGGCGACGTCAATGTGGCGGGAGCGTACCGAATGAAACTAACTCGCGAGGGCATGCTCGAACCGTGGGCGCGGCTGCGAGAAAACGAAGCGGCGGAATCGGATCGCTTCGCTCAAATGCCACCGTTCACCTCGGTAAACGCGGTCGGCGACATCAAGCCTGGTGCACTGACACTTGCCACCGCCCAAGATCCCACGGGTGATCCACTGCCCGCGATCATCGCACAGCGATTCGGCAAAGGACGTACCGCGGCGATCCCCATTGGTGATCTATGGCGATGGTCGATGCATCGCGATCCGGATTCGAAACGCGGTGATGCCGACGATGCGGCCCAGGCGTGGCGACAAATGGCACATTGGCTTGTCGGCGACGTACCGCGTCAAGTCGAAGCCCGAGTCGAACCGAACGTCGATCCCAACGAACCAGCGAACATTGTGGTGCACGTACGCGACGAAGCTTACTTGCCGATCGACAATGCCACCATCGATCTCGACATTACCCGGATCGAAAACGAAACCGGCGATGGGGATCCAGACGAAGTGATTCAAATCCAAGCCACACCGGACGACGCTGCTCCGGGTGTGTACCGAGCCGCGTTTTGGACCAACGAAACCAATGGCTTCCGAGTTCATGTGTCGGCAAAGTCGGCAGACGGTCATGTTGTTGGCGAAGCAGAAACCGGTTGGGTCGCCCAACCCGATGCGGCAGAGTTTCGCCAACTCGAATTGAACCGCCCCTTGCTGGAAACCATCGCAAAACAAAGTGGCGGCAAAGTGGTTGACTCTCATGCCCTAGATGCCTTTGCCGCCGAATTGCCAAATTTAAAGGTCCCTGTGACCGAAACGTGGGTCTACCCGCTGTGGCACAACGTTTGGGTCTTGGTCGCCGCGATCATGTGCTTGTGCGGTGAATGGGGACTACGACGATGGAAAGGTTTATCATGA
- a CDS encoding vWA domain-containing protein — MTIPTPPSNSQNGPVATEGLQSNLEAVDAWDEEELEEESFFAASETTAFAGSMLVHLIIILSLALVPLVMPVDEEAVVLVSPPAEEEIEKVEMIDDVTYSDLPQTEVGANSTADAAMAEASAEMFAEISEIPNPVDLEPTDLGQIMVNKMFTQAVAPLDRLKNQKGQVGQSTQGAAGAVDRITFEILQSLEERPTLVVWLFDQSGSLHRQRQEIRDRFHRIYSELGIAKESNAAGFRRDTHDSPLLSSVIGFGKTVTLFTEEPIEDLEEMQSIVQNIPVDASGEERVFSAISSAADQYKSLRRSRGGNGPQRNVLFVVVTDERGDDAHMLEQSIEACRKWAIPVYVIGVPAPFGREHTLVKYVDPDPKYDQSPQWAQVDQGPETFYPEQVQVGFTADFKKEPVIDSGFGPYALTRLCYETGGIYFTVHPNRNVSRRVRSSEIDAYASDIEYFFDPGAMARYRPDYLAPQDYVTKVKASPLRQALVQAAQMRPAQGLSRPQTRFVKRSEAQLVGDLTKAQQDAAKLEPTLIQMATILEPGMKARDSEESLRWKAGYDLAMGRVLAQKVRTETYNAMLAKGKRGMPFEDAKNNTWILEPSEEISVGSKWEREAALAKELLEGVTRDHKGTPWALLAEQELAVPIGWKWKETFTDLTPRKPGRGGGGNNNNPPRDDQKRMLNKAPSRPIPKL, encoded by the coding sequence ATGACGATTCCGACCCCTCCAAGCAATTCGCAAAATGGTCCTGTTGCGACCGAAGGCTTGCAGAGCAATCTCGAAGCGGTCGATGCTTGGGACGAAGAAGAACTCGAAGAAGAGTCGTTCTTTGCGGCGAGCGAGACCACTGCGTTTGCTGGCAGCATGTTGGTGCATTTGATCATCATCTTGTCCTTGGCGCTGGTTCCCTTAGTCATGCCGGTGGACGAAGAAGCCGTGGTGTTAGTGTCGCCACCGGCCGAAGAAGAAATCGAAAAAGTCGAGATGATCGACGATGTGACCTACAGTGACCTGCCGCAAACCGAAGTCGGCGCGAACAGCACCGCCGATGCGGCGATGGCGGAAGCTTCGGCCGAGATGTTTGCCGAGATCTCTGAGATTCCCAACCCGGTCGATCTCGAACCGACCGATTTGGGGCAGATCATGGTCAACAAAATGTTCACCCAAGCGGTCGCGCCGCTGGATCGATTGAAGAACCAGAAAGGGCAAGTTGGCCAGAGCACCCAAGGTGCCGCCGGCGCGGTGGACCGAATCACGTTCGAGATTCTGCAGTCACTCGAAGAACGTCCGACGTTGGTCGTGTGGTTGTTTGATCAAAGCGGATCGCTTCATCGTCAACGCCAAGAGATCCGAGACCGCTTCCATCGAATCTATAGCGAGCTGGGGATTGCCAAAGAGAGCAACGCGGCTGGGTTCCGCCGTGACACCCACGACAGCCCACTGCTGAGTTCGGTCATTGGCTTTGGCAAAACCGTCACCCTGTTTACCGAAGAACCGATTGAAGATCTCGAAGAGATGCAATCGATTGTGCAAAACATTCCCGTCGATGCCTCCGGTGAAGAACGGGTCTTTTCCGCCATTTCATCTGCTGCCGATCAATACAAATCGCTGCGTCGCAGCCGTGGCGGCAACGGCCCTCAACGAAACGTATTGTTTGTGGTCGTGACGGACGAACGAGGCGATGATGCCCACATGCTCGAGCAATCGATCGAGGCATGTCGCAAATGGGCGATTCCCGTTTACGTGATCGGGGTTCCCGCGCCGTTTGGTCGCGAACATACGTTGGTCAAGTACGTCGACCCTGACCCTAAATACGATCAATCGCCTCAATGGGCTCAGGTCGATCAAGGTCCAGAGACCTTTTACCCAGAACAAGTTCAGGTCGGTTTCACCGCGGACTTTAAAAAGGAGCCGGTGATCGATAGTGGATTCGGACCTTATGCGTTGACGCGTTTGTGTTACGAAACGGGAGGAATCTATTTCACGGTCCATCCCAATCGCAATGTTTCGCGACGCGTTCGGTCGTCCGAGATCGACGCTTATGCTTCGGACATCGAATACTTTTTTGATCCAGGTGCGATGGCCAGATATCGCCCGGACTACCTGGCACCTCAAGATTACGTGACCAAGGTAAAAGCCAGCCCGCTGCGACAAGCCCTTGTGCAAGCGGCTCAGATGCGACCCGCGCAGGGACTGTCACGTCCGCAGACCCGCTTTGTCAAACGCAGCGAAGCCCAGTTGGTCGGCGATTTGACCAAGGCACAACAGGACGCAGCCAAGTTGGAACCCACGTTGATCCAAATGGCCACCATCCTTGAACCCGGCATGAAGGCGCGCGACAGCGAAGAAAGTCTTCGCTGGAAAGCGGGATACGACTTGGCGATGGGACGCGTGCTGGCTCAGAAGGTCCGTACCGAAACCTACAACGCGATGCTGGCCAAAGGCAAACGCGGGATGCCCTTCGAAGATGCAAAGAACAACACTTGGATCTTAGAACCGAGCGAAGAGATTTCCGTGGGCAGCAAATGGGAACGCGAAGCCGCGCTGGCCAAGGAGCTGCTCGAAGGCGTCACACGCGATCACAAAGGTACGCCTTGGGCACTGCTTGCCGAGCAAGAGCTTGCGGTACCGATTGGATGGAAATGGAAAGAGACCTTCACCGATTTGACGCCTCGTAAACCTGGTCGTGGTGGTGGCGGCAATAACAACAATCCACCGCGAGACGATCAGAAACGAATGCTCAATAAGGCACCTTCACGTCCGATTCCTAAGCTGTAA
- a CDS encoding metallophosphoesterase family protein, translated as MSERLIAIGDIHGCKVALERLIAEVAPTTKDIVVTLGDYVDRGPDSRGVIDTLIELRKSTQLIGLVGNHEEMMLEVVRDGQSPHGWLKYGGVETLDSYGFDGGLDFLPQSHEDFFDSLGDYFEYEDYFFTHAAYDPDTPLEHQPPEMLRWYTLNDGFPAAHISGKTAVVGHTAMRDGEILDIGHLLDIDTFCYGGGWLTAIDLYSRQVWQVAQDGRVRSTQAQY; from the coding sequence TTGTCTGAGCGACTCATCGCAATCGGAGACATCCACGGCTGTAAGGTCGCTTTAGAGCGATTGATTGCAGAGGTTGCGCCGACGACCAAAGACATTGTCGTCACCCTGGGCGATTACGTGGACCGAGGGCCTGATTCCCGGGGGGTGATCGACACCCTGATCGAATTGCGTAAATCGACTCAGTTGATTGGATTGGTGGGAAACCACGAAGAAATGATGCTGGAGGTCGTTCGTGACGGACAATCGCCGCACGGTTGGCTCAAATACGGCGGCGTTGAGACGCTTGATAGCTACGGTTTCGATGGCGGATTGGACTTTTTGCCGCAGAGCCATGAGGATTTCTTCGATTCACTCGGCGATTACTTTGAATACGAAGACTATTTCTTTACGCATGCCGCCTACGATCCCGACACGCCGCTGGAACACCAACCGCCTGAGATGCTGCGGTGGTACACGCTAAACGACGGATTCCCAGCGGCTCACATCAGCGGCAAAACGGCTGTCGTCGGCCATACGGCGATGCGTGACGGCGAAATCCTCGATATCGGCCATCTGCTGGACATCGACACCTTTTGCTACGGCGGAGGCTGGCTGACAGCAATCGATCTGTACAGCCGTCAAGTATGGCAAGTCGCCCAAGACGGACGTGTCCGCAGCACCCAAGCCCAGTACTAG
- the trxA gene encoding thioredoxin — MASDAVKEFTDENFDSEVLQSDSPVLVDFWAPWCGPCRQIAPMIDELASENPSVKIGKINIDDNPGIAQKFGISSIPTLLVFKGGEVSESFVGVRPKAALQQALDASVA, encoded by the coding sequence ATGGCATCTGATGCTGTAAAAGAATTCACTGACGAGAACTTCGATAGCGAAGTCCTTCAGTCTGACTCCCCTGTGCTTGTTGACTTTTGGGCACCTTGGTGTGGTCCATGTCGTCAGATCGCTCCGATGATTGACGAATTGGCCAGCGAAAACCCATCGGTCAAGATTGGCAAGATCAACATCGACGACAACCCTGGAATCGCCCAGAAGTTCGGAATCAGCAGCATTCCTACGCTGTTGGTTTTCAAAGGTGGCGAAGTTTCAGAAAGTTTTGTTGGCGTTCGCCCCAAGGCAGCGCTCCAACAAGCACTCGATGCGTCGGTGGCTTAA
- a CDS encoding CoA pyrophosphatase yields MTFPSSQQRAGMIADDLGRFLTKQLSTRRCGANRSRRSDRLEPMYPGLAYGRHRGPARRGCRQAAVAISLFQDTHQQWVIPLTQRPLTLKHHGGQICLPGGRQEQGESAEDAALREFEEELGVRPQVQTYCGRLHPQYVYASDNAVQPVVFVIEPPLTQWQPDPIEVENVILMPLQELLRPSRRTVVQMKKRVHFIETRADRNPSTGADTLQFAAPAFQYQDYRIWGATAMILDELARILLPYPNR; encoded by the coding sequence ATGACTTTTCCATCATCACAACAACGTGCGGGCATGATCGCGGATGATCTCGGCCGCTTCTTGACCAAGCAGCTTAGCACTCGACGCTGCGGAGCGAACCGATCTCGCCGCTCGGATCGGTTGGAACCGATGTATCCCGGGTTGGCCTACGGTCGCCATCGCGGCCCCGCACGTCGGGGGTGTCGCCAAGCCGCCGTGGCGATTTCGTTGTTCCAGGACACACATCAGCAGTGGGTGATTCCGCTGACGCAGCGTCCGCTGACGCTGAAGCATCACGGCGGTCAGATCTGTTTGCCTGGAGGCCGGCAGGAGCAAGGCGAATCGGCCGAAGACGCTGCACTGCGTGAATTCGAAGAAGAGCTTGGAGTACGGCCGCAGGTGCAAACGTATTGCGGCCGTCTGCACCCACAATACGTTTATGCCAGCGATAATGCGGTCCAGCCGGTGGTCTTTGTCATCGAACCACCATTAACTCAGTGGCAGCCGGATCCGATCGAAGTCGAAAATGTGATTCTGATGCCGCTGCAGGAATTACTTCGTCCATCGCGGCGAACGGTGGTCCAGATGAAAAAGCGAGTGCATTTCATTGAAACAAGGGCCGATCGAAACCCTTCAACCGGAGCTGATACGCTGCAATTCGCCGCTCCGGCGTTTCAATACCAAGACTATCGGATTTGGGGTGCAACCGCGATGATTTTGGACGAATTGGCTCGGATATTGCTGCCCTATCCTAATCGATGA
- a CDS encoding c-type cytochrome domain-containing protein has product MNRLNIAALFVLAGCGVSFAADEKSTPEVKKVTFEDDVKPIFRQHCASCHNQGDKKGGLALDTYTALIEGGGSGEVVYDDGDPSASRLWQLVNHDDTPIMPPNQDKLPAEQLAVIQAWIEGGILENSGSKVKAKKKNSLAFVASTGGKPEGPVAMPESIPQRVPVATERAAAISAIGTSPWAPLVAIAGQKQISLYHTETSELLGILPFEEGIAQSLRFSRGGSFLIAGGGEHSLKGIAAIYDVKTGERVATVGDEFDVVFDADVNASMSRVAMGGPQKMLRVYDATDGELIFDLKKHTDWIFAVAYSPDGVLIASGDRSGGLSLWEADTGRLYLDLTGHKGSINSVAWRDDSNVLASASDDGTVKLWDVVEGKTIKSFNAHGGGVTAVAFDHQGRLVTAGKDNRAKLWDAGGGLIHQFQPVSEDVLEVAISHDGSRVIYGDWDGQVFSASAEKPEQKEALAANPPPAAERAKVVQQQLASIQKTMQPIKAELDAAMNAVAAAQKPIDELNAKIAAAKAEAEKSKAAADAAAKKVGELDGQIPALAGASRDKHDAVIAVRVQTNGDANKLDAVAAAEQALIDHLSQLVKLRRDRIATHQSIATHQQTAAAKTAEAAELAKGLPALQEALAKAQQAADAMKQKYDGVATQLTAVQTKLDQLSAAIN; this is encoded by the coding sequence ATGAATCGACTGAATATTGCCGCACTGTTTGTTTTAGCTGGTTGCGGAGTCAGCTTCGCGGCCGACGAAAAGTCCACTCCGGAAGTGAAAAAGGTCACTTTCGAAGATGATGTGAAGCCGATCTTTCGCCAACATTGTGCTAGTTGTCACAACCAAGGCGATAAAAAGGGCGGCTTGGCTCTCGACACCTACACGGCATTGATCGAAGGGGGGGGTAGTGGCGAAGTGGTGTACGACGACGGCGATCCATCGGCCAGCCGTTTGTGGCAATTGGTCAATCATGACGACACGCCGATCATGCCGCCAAACCAAGACAAACTGCCCGCCGAACAGCTCGCGGTCATTCAAGCTTGGATCGAAGGAGGAATCCTGGAAAACTCGGGTTCCAAAGTCAAAGCGAAAAAGAAGAACTCGCTTGCGTTTGTCGCCTCCACCGGCGGGAAACCCGAAGGTCCTGTGGCGATGCCCGAATCGATTCCTCAGCGAGTGCCCGTTGCTACCGAACGTGCTGCCGCCATTTCAGCGATTGGGACAAGCCCATGGGCACCCTTGGTCGCGATCGCGGGACAAAAACAGATCTCGCTGTACCACACCGAAACATCCGAGTTGCTTGGAATTTTGCCATTCGAAGAGGGCATTGCTCAGTCGCTGCGGTTTAGTCGCGGCGGCAGCTTTTTGATCGCAGGCGGTGGCGAGCATTCACTCAAAGGGATCGCGGCGATTTACGATGTCAAAACCGGCGAACGTGTGGCGACCGTCGGTGACGAATTCGATGTGGTGTTTGATGCCGACGTCAACGCGAGCATGTCGCGAGTCGCGATGGGCGGACCACAAAAGATGTTGCGTGTCTATGACGCCACCGATGGCGAGTTGATCTTTGATCTCAAAAAACATACCGATTGGATCTTTGCGGTCGCCTACAGCCCCGATGGGGTGTTGATCGCGTCGGGGGATCGTTCCGGTGGCTTGAGTTTGTGGGAAGCCGACACGGGGCGACTGTACCTGGATTTGACGGGACACAAAGGATCGATCAATTCCGTGGCATGGCGGGACGATTCGAATGTCTTGGCCAGTGCGAGCGACGACGGAACGGTCAAACTGTGGGACGTCGTCGAAGGGAAAACCATCAAATCATTCAATGCTCATGGCGGCGGGGTGACCGCAGTCGCTTTTGATCATCAAGGTCGACTCGTGACCGCCGGTAAAGACAACCGAGCCAAACTTTGGGACGCTGGCGGGGGACTGATTCATCAATTCCAACCCGTTAGCGAAGACGTGCTCGAAGTTGCGATTTCTCACGATGGCAGCCGAGTGATCTACGGGGATTGGGATGGCCAAGTCTTCAGTGCATCGGCTGAAAAACCAGAACAGAAAGAAGCGTTGGCGGCCAACCCACCGCCGGCAGCCGAACGTGCCAAGGTCGTCCAGCAGCAATTGGCATCGATTCAAAAGACGATGCAACCGATCAAAGCCGAGCTCGATGCCGCGATGAACGCTGTCGCCGCGGCTCAAAAACCGATCGACGAACTCAATGCCAAGATTGCCGCGGCCAAGGCGGAAGCTGAAAAATCAAAAGCGGCTGCCGACGCCGCAGCCAAGAAAGTAGGCGAGCTCGATGGACAGATCCCTGCGTTGGCGGGGGCGTCACGTGACAAGCATGACGCGGTGATCGCGGTTCGCGTGCAAACCAACGGCGACGCAAACAAGCTGGACGCGGTGGCAGCGGCCGAACAGGCACTGATCGATCACTTGAGCCAATTGGTCAAACTGCGTCGTGATCGCATCGCGACTCATCAATCGATCGCGACGCATCAACAAACCGCTGCGGCGAAGACGGCGGAAGCTGCCGAATTGGCCAAAGGCTTGCCCGCACTGCAAGAAGCATTGGCCAAAGCCCAGCAGGCGGCTGATGCGATGAAGCAGAAGTATGACGGCGTGGCCACTCAATTGACGGCAGTCCAAACGAAATTGGATCAATTGTCAGCCGCCATCAACTAG
- a CDS encoding DUF1549 domain-containing protein produces the protein MKFPFIKSLERIALGVAILWTGAVTAIAVTPESSTPSGNAARRPDIAVYPSEIKLGSARDFQSFVAVLRRDDGITEDASERMEWSIADASKVRRDGFMLYPVADGKTELVGSYAGTEVRVPVTVTGATTKPEISFEKDVMPVLTRSGCNTGSCHGAARGKDGFRISLFGFDPEGDYFRITREIGFRRINLAVPEESLFLKKAIGAVPHSGGKLFDTDSDYYATILEWLQKGAKSDPADAKPPAVQSLAIYPPQAVIEGEGSQQRFVAVATYSDGSTRDVTRLAAFTSNNSGTAAIDSLGVVTAGRRGEAFVTARFVTETVGSQVLALPTDLQYTAPKIEGEYIDQLVGKKLQQLRILPSGRCSDEEFLRRVTLDITGLLPTEQEYQQFVADAAPNKRAELIDRLLERKEFSEIWAMKFAQLLMIKSSNTVSYKSAFLYANWLTDKFARNVPIDQMVRELLTSTGGTFTSPATNFYEIERDTLKTAENVAQVFMGIRTQCAQCHNHPFDRWTMDDYYGFASFFSQVGRKQAEDYREKIVYNRFSGEVNHLVTGKPVPPRFLGGESPDTKGKDRREVLANWLTSKENPYFARSIANRIWAHFMGVGLVDQVDDIRISNPPSNPELFDTLGNKLVEYNFDMRSLVRDICNSEAYQRSCQSNETNAHDNRNYAYAVVRRIPAESMLDCLCQVTEAPEKYRGLPLGASAVQIADGATSTYFLDTFGRSPRATVCECEATTSPSLSQALHLLNGSSVTNKIEQGKVIQKWVKEEKLSNEQVIERIYIRSLARKPTKEEREKLLATMPAEGDSTAELSDVFWAVLNSREFAFNH, from the coding sequence ATGAAGTTTCCATTCATCAAATCACTCGAGCGGATCGCTCTTGGCGTGGCCATCCTGTGGACCGGCGCCGTCACCGCGATCGCGGTCACGCCCGAGTCATCGACTCCTAGCGGCAACGCGGCGCGTCGACCGGACATCGCGGTTTATCCAAGCGAGATCAAGCTTGGTTCCGCTCGCGATTTCCAATCCTTTGTTGCTGTCCTTCGACGCGACGATGGGATTACCGAAGACGCCAGCGAGCGGATGGAGTGGTCGATCGCGGATGCATCGAAAGTGCGTCGCGATGGTTTCATGCTGTATCCCGTTGCCGATGGAAAAACCGAACTGGTTGGTTCCTATGCGGGCACCGAAGTTCGCGTGCCGGTGACGGTGACCGGTGCGACAACCAAGCCCGAGATCAGTTTCGAAAAAGACGTCATGCCTGTGTTGACGCGATCGGGGTGTAATACCGGGTCCTGTCACGGTGCGGCTCGCGGGAAAGACGGTTTCCGAATCAGTTTGTTTGGGTTTGACCCCGAAGGCGATTACTTTCGCATCACCCGCGAAATCGGTTTTCGCCGGATCAATCTAGCCGTCCCCGAAGAAAGTCTGTTTCTAAAGAAAGCGATCGGTGCGGTGCCTCACTCCGGAGGCAAGTTGTTTGACACCGATTCGGATTACTACGCCACGATTTTAGAGTGGTTGCAAAAGGGTGCCAAATCGGATCCTGCAGACGCCAAACCACCGGCCGTCCAATCGCTTGCGATCTATCCACCGCAAGCGGTGATCGAAGGCGAGGGATCTCAGCAGCGATTTGTTGCCGTGGCTACCTATAGCGATGGCAGCACCCGCGATGTCACTCGTTTGGCCGCGTTCACCTCCAATAACTCAGGCACCGCCGCAATCGATTCGCTGGGCGTGGTCACCGCGGGCCGCCGTGGCGAAGCATTCGTGACGGCTCGTTTTGTCACCGAAACGGTGGGCAGCCAAGTATTGGCACTGCCAACTGATTTGCAGTACACCGCTCCGAAAATCGAAGGCGAATATATCGATCAGTTGGTTGGCAAAAAGCTACAGCAACTTCGCATCTTGCCAAGCGGACGCTGCAGTGACGAAGAATTCCTGCGACGGGTCACGTTGGACATCACCGGATTGTTGCCGACCGAACAAGAGTATCAACAATTTGTTGCCGACGCCGCGCCGAACAAACGTGCGGAATTGATCGATCGTTTGCTCGAACGCAAAGAGTTCAGCGAGATCTGGGCTATGAAATTTGCTCAGCTGTTGATGATCAAAAGCAGCAATACGGTCAGTTACAAGTCCGCGTTCTTGTATGCCAATTGGTTGACCGACAAATTTGCTCGCAACGTGCCGATCGATCAAATGGTCCGTGAATTGTTGACCAGCACCGGGGGAACGTTCACGTCGCCGGCAACCAACTTCTACGAAATCGAGCGTGACACGCTGAAGACGGCTGAAAATGTCGCGCAAGTCTTTATGGGGATTCGCACGCAATGTGCCCAGTGTCACAATCACCCGTTTGACCGCTGGACCATGGACGATTACTACGGTTTCGCATCGTTCTTCTCGCAAGTCGGACGCAAACAAGCCGAAGATTATCGCGAAAAGATTGTTTACAACCGCTTTAGTGGCGAGGTCAATCACCTCGTCACCGGCAAACCGGTTCCGCCTCGTTTCTTGGGTGGTGAATCGCCCGACACCAAAGGCAAAGATCGACGCGAAGTGTTGGCAAATTGGTTGACCAGCAAGGAAAACCCCTACTTCGCACGCTCGATTGCGAACCGAATTTGGGCTCATTTCATGGGCGTTGGGTTGGTGGATCAAGTCGACGATATCCGCATCAGTAACCCGCCAAGCAACCCCGAACTGTTCGACACGCTGGGCAATAAATTGGTTGAATACAACTTCGACATGCGGTCACTCGTTCGCGATATTTGCAACAGCGAAGCGTATCAACGCAGTTGCCAATCCAACGAAACCAATGCTCATGACAATCGCAACTATGCGTATGCCGTGGTGCGACGTATTCCGGCCGAAAGCATGCTTGATTGCTTGTGCCAAGTCACCGAAGCTCCGGAAAAGTATCGCGGGTTGCCGCTCGGAGCATCGGCGGTGCAGATCGCCGACGGGGCAACCTCGACTTACTTCCTAGACACCTTTGGCCGTTCACCACGGGCCACGGTATGCGAGTGTGAAGCGACCACGTCGCCATCGCTTTCGCAAGCACTGCACCTGCTAAACGGAAGCTCGGTAACCAACAAAATCGAGCAGGGCAAGGTGATTCAAAAATGGGTGAAAGAAGAGAAGCTCAGCAACGAGCAGGTGATTGAGCGAATCTATATCCGCTCGCTCGCTCGCAAACCGACCAAGGAAGAGCGAGAAAAGCTGCTGGCCACAATGCCGGCCGAAGGGGACAGCACGGCTGAACTATCGGATGTTTTCTGGGCCGTGCTGAACAGTCGCGAGTTTGCGTTTAATCACTGA